One genomic window of Pagrus major chromosome 22, Pma_NU_1.0 includes the following:
- the armc2 gene encoding armadillo repeat-containing protein 2: MASTERKHEICSPFLPRRNSLRKTSAEIVSEARQSLRVQSTQRPFTPRDGHRQLFGKNSIRADNRPPSAFSLHAQNFDAPDSRPGSGTRLSPLDHKPKFPVPCDAEDPFKAFPKPPTDPLEVKRGLAVARARLLRAGSLTTLPPVEGHTDVKERLNPGPGQKQTSAKRLASADHTEVRSGLHKPGPRRAASENRIKQPGDDSGVRPTECSAERRTGLANGDTHTASTEEDAESFLWNNMIAPLLQQLESVAAGSSEGSVDRLCDLCDRLHGTLAEADMLGRRCKRRSGILRALFRLIDLNSAQLNLHIAKLCLALCVSGNNLLNICKLIFQISRSENNDILFQNNSIIDSLLGILSYEDVSTSGEALLYCVGTLKFLSANSAVLRLLLDKNCIGVAQKLIQRLCTSEDTNFTMAGHILVQLTGTLRNLADHPDSRRLFISFSLLSELCLVLRHHCKDQDICTNISRIYSKLSSYSECRLALAQTPDCYQLFLELLSKHHQKQDLVVRLLFTLGNLTAKSDEARLQLFQCEGCMGILLQLYDSYQRRDDSLHIPTWKGPSSPGKPPAPPVSVQEGDDVLVKLIRVLANMCIHRAVGPALATNTTCIQLLLETLELRSVQESEELLVNVAATINNLSFYQEESSVLRHSQLAIAKLMLKLVISSSMDAMLEATRVYGNLSQSKDVRDFIMQNKVHQFVVTLLDSKSTEMCFSACGVLTNLALDPPNRVSLSLEGAAAKLVDCLKDLGPGDWQLAGQVCQALWNMIGGGSEKLLDTQERDSLLEILVTCLDKEEALQWIENEDMRDYHRTCWELEFLPVAQKLVKALQPDKLGHGVKAFI; encoded by the exons ATGGCCTCTACGGAGAGAAAACACGAGATATGCAGCCCGTTCCTTCCACGGCGCAACTCTTTGAGAAAAACAAGTGCAGAAATTGTCAGTGAAGCCAGACAGTCCCTGCGAGTCCAGTCTACCCAGCGACCATTTACTCCCAGAGATGGACACAGGCAACTTTTTGGAAAGAACTCCATTCGTGCAGACAACAGGCCTCCATCGGCCTTTAG TCTTCATGCTCAAAATTTTGATGCTCCTGACTCCAGGCCAGGCTCAGGGACTCGCCTCTCCCCTCTGGACCAT AAGCCGAAGTTTCCAGTCCCCTGTGATGCTGAGGACCCATTCAAGGCCTTTCCCAAACCCCCCACTGACCCACTGGAAGTGAAGAGGGGGTTGGCAGTGGCACGGGCACGCCTCCTCAGGGCTGGATCTCTCACCACGTTGCCTCCTGTTGAGGGACACACAGATG TGAAAGAGAGGTTGAACCCAGGCCCAGGACAAAAGCAGACTTCAGCTAAACGACTCGCCAGTGCAGACCACACTGAGGTTCGCAGTGGTCTCCACAAACCTGGCCCACGCAGAGCAGCAAGTGAAAA TAGAATAAAGCAGCCTGGTGATGACTCAGGAGTTAGACCCACAGAGTGCAGTGCAGAACGGAGAACAG GGCTGGCaaatggagacacacacaccgcaagcacagaggaggatgcagagTCATTCCTGTGGAATAACATGAttgctcctcttcttcagcaACTGGAGAGTGTGGCTGCAG GCAGCTCTGAGGGCTCAGTGGACCGCCTGTGTGATTTGTGTGACCGTCTCCATGGCACCTTGGCAGAAGCGGACATGCTCGGCCGACGCTGTAAGAGGAGGTCGGGGATACTTCGAGCGTTGTTCCGCCTCATCGACCTCAACTCTGCCCAGCTCAACCTGCACATCGCCAAGCTCTGCCTCGCT ctgtgtgtcagtGGAAACAACCTGCTCAACATCTGTAAGCTCATCTTCCAGATCAGCCGCAGTGAAAACAACGACATCCTCTTCCAGAACAACTCTATCATTG ATTCCCTTTTGGGTATTCTGAGCTATGAGGATGTGTCTACATCTGGAGAAGCTCTGCTGTACTGTGTTGGGACTCTGAAATTTCTCTCAGCAAACAGTGCCGTCCTCAGACTCCTGCTGGACAAGAACTGTATTGGTGTGGCTCAGAAACTCATCCAGAGGCTCTGCACATCAGAAGACACCAACTTCACTATGGCAGGGCACATCCTGGTACAG CTGACGGGGACCCTGAGGAACCTTGCAGATCACCCTGATTCCCGTCGActcttcatctccttctctTTACTATCAGAGCTCTGTCTGGTGCTGCGGCATCACTGCAAAGATCAGGACATCTGCACCAACATCTCCAGAATATACAG taAACTCTCCTCTTACTCGGAGTGCCGCCTCGCTCTGGCCCAGACCCCCGACTGCTACCAACTATTTTTAGAACTGCTGAGCAAACATCACCAAAAACAG GACCTTGTCGTGCGCCTTCTTTTCACCCTCGGGAACCTCACAGCCAAAAGCGATGAGGCCCGGCTGCAGCTCTTTCAGTGCGAAGGCTGCATGGGCATCCTCCTGCAGCTGTACGACAGCTACCAGCGCAGAGACGACTCACTGCATATACCCACATGGAAAGGTCCCTCTTCCCCAGGCAAGCCTCCTGCACCTCCGGTGAGTGTGCAGGAAGGTGATGATGTGCTGGTGAAGCTGATCAGGGTGCTGGCCAACATGTGCATCCACCGGGCTGTGGGTCCAGCTCTGGCAACAAACACTACCTGcattcagctgctgctggagacacTCG AGCTGAGGTCTGTGCAGGAAAGCGAGGAGCTGTTGGTGAATGTGGCTGCCACCATCAACAACCTGTCCTTCTACCAGGAGGAAAGCTCTGTACTCAGACACAGTCAACTCGCCATCGCCAAGT TGATGTTGAAGTTGGTGATCAGCTCCAGTATGGACGCCATGCTTGAAGCCACCCGCGTATATGGAAATTTGTCACAGTCCAAGGATGTACGGGACTTTATTATGCAAAACAAAG tgCACCAGTTTGTGGTGACGCTGCTCGACTCAAAAAGCACCGAGATGTGTTTTTCAGCCTGCGGGGTCCTCACCAACCTGGCTCTGGACCCTCCAAACAGGGTCAGTCTCTCACTAGAGGGGGCTGCTGCCAA GCTTGTGGACTGTCTGAAAGACTTGGGACCAGGTGATTGGCAGCTGGCGGGCCAGGTTTGTCAGGCGCTGTGGAACATGATCGGCGGTGGCTCAGAGAAGCTGCTGGACACGCAGGAGAGAGATTCCCTGCTGGAGATCCTTGTTACGTGCCTAG ACAAAGAAGAGGCTCTGCAGTGGATAGAGAATGAAGATATGAGGGACTACCACAGGACATGCTGGGAGTTAGAGTTCCTACCTGTAGCTCAAAAACTCGTGAAGGCGCTCCAGCCTGACAAACTGGGACATGGAGTTAAGGCTTTCATTTGA